A single Myxococcus stipitatus DNA region contains:
- a CDS encoding serine acetyltransferase, with translation MGVDAMTLYRLARRLRARRIPLLPAVLRKAIYYLHSSYVPDEAEIGDGTQLGYGGIGVVIHKAARIGRHCLISQQVTIGGRSGIEGAPVIGDYVRVGAGAKILGSIHVGDFAVIGANAVVLKDVAPGTVVAGIPARVIRQDPDPLTTYQREMGLLPRRAPLSPVPPAASVPR, from the coding sequence ATGGGTGTCGACGCGATGACGCTGTACCGGTTGGCTCGCCGCTTGAGGGCGCGGAGGATTCCGCTGCTCCCCGCGGTCCTCCGCAAGGCCATCTACTATCTGCACAGCTCGTACGTGCCCGACGAGGCGGAGATCGGCGATGGCACGCAGCTGGGCTACGGCGGCATCGGCGTGGTCATCCACAAGGCGGCGCGCATCGGACGCCATTGCCTCATCTCCCAGCAGGTGACGATAGGCGGTCGCTCCGGCATCGAGGGCGCGCCCGTCATCGGTGACTACGTGCGGGTGGGCGCCGGGGCGAAGATCCTCGGGAGCATCCACGTGGGGGACTTCGCCGTCATCGGCGCGAACGCGGTGGTGCTCAAGGACGTCGCGCCGGGGACGGTGGTGGCGGGCATCCCCGCGAGGGTGATCCGCCAGGATCCGGATCCGCTCACCACGTACCAGCGGGAGATGGGGCTGTTGCCCCGGCGCGCGCCACTGTCGCCCGTGCCTCCCGCGGCCTCGGTTCCTCGATAG
- a CDS encoding DUF4350 domain-containing protein, with amino-acid sequence MKNVRTLLTFAVLVVLALALGLAERQEAPESPIPTVENTSAQGARALYLFLREAGRPVGTLLDSLETLPKDTRTLVIAAPEGRPVTDAEVLALRTFVGGGGTLVYLSPRELGRHQAALESWLRLDEGPLLPSTERGLGTDLADAGGTTVDVWLATGPLRGLSSLRVSQDRGIVVRHADAVPLAGLGGAVVLWRRAIDKGEVFVLAGADLVENRRLELLDNAAFWDALSRRGPLVFDEYHHLQAPPPPLSRGIWVFVAQVLTVGLVYAVSRGTRFGAPRPVRLERHRSALEYVRSMGWLMRRAKVEKELLPELDRALRQSLQERLGISLTLDDAEAARLLERDGGIPAARYLEAKADLTHLQGQPVVRPSDYARVARAYAWLEREVTGRATSRPAA; translated from the coding sequence GTGAAGAACGTCCGGACCCTCCTCACCTTCGCGGTGCTCGTCGTGCTCGCGCTCGCCCTGGGGCTGGCGGAACGGCAGGAAGCCCCCGAGTCGCCCATTCCCACCGTGGAGAACACGAGTGCCCAGGGTGCCCGCGCGCTCTACCTGTTCCTGCGCGAGGCAGGACGCCCGGTCGGCACGCTGCTCGACTCGCTGGAGACCCTCCCGAAGGACACCCGCACGCTCGTCATCGCCGCCCCCGAGGGTCGCCCCGTCACGGACGCGGAGGTGCTCGCGCTGCGGACCTTCGTCGGCGGCGGTGGCACGCTCGTCTACCTGTCCCCACGAGAGCTGGGGCGGCACCAGGCCGCCCTCGAGTCCTGGCTGAGGCTCGACGAAGGGCCGCTGCTGCCCTCCACCGAGCGGGGACTGGGCACGGACCTGGCCGACGCGGGAGGGACCACCGTGGACGTCTGGCTCGCCACGGGGCCCCTGCGCGGGTTGTCGTCGCTGCGCGTCTCCCAGGACCGGGGCATCGTGGTCCGCCACGCGGATGCCGTTCCCCTCGCGGGCCTGGGCGGCGCGGTGGTCCTCTGGCGACGCGCCATCGACAAGGGCGAGGTGTTCGTCCTCGCCGGCGCGGACCTGGTGGAGAACCGCCGCCTGGAGCTGCTGGACAACGCGGCCTTCTGGGACGCGCTCTCCCGTCGGGGGCCGCTGGTCTTCGACGAATACCACCACCTCCAGGCCCCGCCCCCGCCGCTGTCGCGGGGCATCTGGGTGTTCGTCGCCCAGGTCCTGACGGTGGGGCTCGTCTACGCCGTCTCCCGAGGGACGAGGTTCGGCGCGCCCCGCCCCGTGCGCCTCGAGCGCCACCGCTCCGCGCTCGAGTACGTGCGGAGCATGGGCTGGCTGATGCGCCGGGCGAAGGTGGAGAAGGAGCTGCTGCCGGAGCTGGACCGGGCCCTGCGTCAGTCGTTGCAGGAGCGGCTGGGAATCTCGCTCACCCTGGACGACGCGGAGGCGGCGCGGCTGTTGGAGCGGGACGGAGGAATCCCCGCCGCCCGCTACCTCGAGGCGAAGGCCGACCTCACCCACCTGCAGGGCCAGCCCGTCGTGCGCCCCTCCGACTACGCGCGCGTGGCACGCGCCTACGCGTGGCTGGAGCGCGAGGTCACCGGGCGCGCGACCTCGCGCCCCGCCGCTTGA
- the exoP gene encoding spore coat polysaccharide biosynthesis glycosyltransferase ExoP yields the protein MRRSDELDLTRRALRGRDLVVFSNDWDGDPLSKVHIMRILSRDNRILWVNSIGNRAPRANAHDVKRILGKLERFTQGLREVEPNLHVLSPLAIPFYGSELVRGANRELLRFQVRRAMKQLGFQRPISWSFLPASAPVSGTLGEEFVVYHCVDEFSAFSDTNGRHIAELEERLLRRADLCITSAERLRENKSRVNPRTVLVRHGTDFRHFVKACDPATRIPEDIARLPKPIIGFFGLVADWVDQEAIIATARAHREGSVVVIGKTTPDCDDSALRAEPNIHMLGRKPYADLPGYSRAFDVALMPFKVSELTLNANPLKVREYLAAGLPVVSTDLPEVRKVGLCKIATSTEDFARKVDECLAEGAGPSRERAERIFNESWDARVEEIRRHVGTAMLEAGKAL from the coding sequence ATGCGGCGCAGTGACGAGCTGGACCTGACCCGCCGAGCCCTTCGGGGCAGGGACCTGGTGGTGTTCTCCAACGACTGGGACGGCGATCCGCTGTCCAAGGTCCACATCATGCGGATCCTCTCCCGGGACAACCGCATCTTGTGGGTGAACAGCATCGGCAACCGGGCGCCGCGCGCGAACGCCCACGACGTCAAGCGTATCCTCGGGAAGCTGGAGCGCTTCACCCAGGGCCTGCGCGAGGTGGAGCCCAACCTCCACGTCCTGTCGCCGCTGGCCATCCCGTTCTACGGGTCGGAGCTGGTGCGCGGCGCGAACCGCGAGCTGCTGCGGTTCCAGGTGCGCCGGGCGATGAAGCAGCTCGGCTTCCAGCGCCCCATCTCCTGGAGCTTCCTGCCGGCCTCCGCGCCGGTGTCCGGGACGCTGGGCGAGGAGTTCGTCGTCTACCACTGCGTCGACGAGTTCTCCGCCTTCAGCGACACGAATGGCCGGCACATCGCGGAGCTGGAGGAGCGGCTGCTGCGCCGCGCCGACCTCTGCATCACCTCCGCGGAGCGCCTGCGGGAGAACAAGTCGCGCGTCAACCCGCGCACGGTGCTGGTGCGCCATGGCACGGACTTCCGTCACTTCGTGAAGGCGTGTGATCCCGCCACGCGGATTCCGGAGGACATCGCCCGGTTGCCCAAGCCCATCATCGGCTTCTTCGGTCTGGTGGCGGACTGGGTGGACCAGGAGGCCATCATCGCCACGGCCCGCGCCCACCGGGAGGGCTCCGTGGTCGTCATCGGCAAGACGACGCCGGACTGCGACGACTCCGCGCTGCGCGCCGAACCCAACATCCACATGCTCGGCCGCAAGCCCTACGCCGACCTGCCGGGGTACAGCCGCGCCTTCGACGTCGCGCTGATGCCCTTCAAGGTCAGCGAGCTGACGCTCAACGCCAATCCGCTGAAGGTGCGCGAGTACCTGGCCGCGGGGCTCCCTGTCGTGTCGACCGACCTGCCGGAGGTCCGCAAGGTGGGGCTCTGCAAGATCGCCACCTCGACGGAGGACTTCGCGCGCAAGGTGGACGAGTGCCTGGCGGAGGGCGCCGGCCCGAGCCGCGAGCGCGCCGAGCGCATCTTCAACGAGAGCTGGGATGCCCGGGTGGAGGAGATCCGCCGCCACGTGGGCACGGCGATGCTGGAGGCCGGCAAGGCGCTCTGA
- a CDS encoding glycosyltransferase family 4 protein, with the protein MRVLLVGDHPPPYGGVAIHVQQLHGFLRGRGVEAKVLDIGKGGRPVPDVHPVSGIADFGLRLAGFLSAGWTVHVHTSGNNPKAWLLAATVGGLPTGRAPRLITLHSGLLPDYLAASSARRVFARVALAGYARVIAVSGAVRDALVDCGVADEKIVVYPAFCASQVVPGPTPPLVESARARRRPLLTLAHHPSPVYGRRVAFRAVQKLASTLPDVGLAVFGPGTDSEKFIRDVRECGVAKHLEVLGELAHPEALGLIARSDVFLRPTTHDGDSISVREALALGVPCVASDVCVRPEGTRVFRAGDSTALASAVREAVAAGRPRVHAPDAGPVLLELYAESSARGRSSTQSAPAT; encoded by the coding sequence ATGCGCGTGCTCCTCGTTGGTGACCATCCACCGCCGTATGGTGGCGTGGCGATCCACGTCCAACAGCTTCACGGGTTCCTTCGCGGTCGTGGGGTCGAAGCGAAGGTGCTGGACATCGGGAAGGGCGGCCGGCCGGTTCCGGACGTCCACCCGGTGAGCGGCATCGCCGACTTCGGCCTCCGGCTCGCGGGTTTCCTGTCCGCCGGGTGGACGGTGCATGTCCACACCAGCGGCAACAACCCCAAGGCGTGGCTGCTCGCGGCCACGGTAGGGGGCCTGCCCACGGGCCGCGCGCCCCGCCTCATCACCCTCCACTCCGGACTGTTGCCGGACTACCTGGCCGCGTCCTCGGCGCGGCGCGTCTTCGCCCGCGTCGCGCTGGCCGGCTATGCGCGCGTCATCGCGGTGTCCGGCGCGGTGCGCGACGCGCTGGTGGACTGTGGTGTCGCCGACGAGAAGATCGTCGTGTACCCGGCCTTCTGCGCGTCGCAGGTGGTCCCCGGCCCGACGCCCCCGTTGGTGGAGTCCGCTCGCGCGCGGCGCCGGCCGCTGTTGACGCTGGCGCACCACCCCTCGCCCGTCTACGGACGGCGGGTCGCGTTCCGCGCGGTGCAAAAGCTGGCGTCGACGTTGCCGGACGTGGGGCTGGCGGTGTTCGGTCCCGGAACGGACTCGGAGAAGTTCATCCGGGACGTGCGGGAGTGCGGCGTCGCGAAGCACCTGGAGGTCCTGGGCGAGCTCGCGCATCCCGAGGCGCTCGGGCTCATCGCCCGGAGTGACGTCTTCCTGCGGCCCACCACGCACGACGGGGACTCCATCTCCGTGCGCGAGGCGTTGGCGCTGGGCGTGCCGTGCGTGGCGAGCGACGTGTGTGTCAGGCCCGAGGGCACCCGCGTGTTCCGCGCGGGCGATTCGACGGCGCTGGCGTCGGCCGTGCGCGAGGCCGTGGCGGCGGGCCGCCCCCGCGTGCACGCGCCGGACGCCGGGCCGGTGCTGCTCGAGCTGTACGCGGAGTCCTCCGCGCGCGGACGGTCCTCCACCCAGTCCGCGCCCGCGACGTGA
- a CDS encoding DUF4129 domain-containing protein → MSVLPLLMVLTALPCAEREGTARSLEETAQSHPDQLPAALDALAPSLGGMPLPPARKDDTAVERARQVAVFLEHACALEATQDEVPAVVLAPAERRRLKAILDRPEFARARQRHGDLLKQWMRRLEGWLEGFFESREAQGFAVATRAVMLGLALAVVLWGLLRLRERGRRRHHAAPRSGRPDLPVVLDAPPEHLKRARAALADDAREAIREALLGLLSSLEERRWARPDRVRTNRELAAELPSRGAPASVVGEVERLVGWYDQAFYSLSPVGQDDAARFIDAVERLHREPVAEVAA, encoded by the coding sequence GTGAGCGTCCTGCCCCTCCTCATGGTGCTGACCGCCCTGCCCTGCGCCGAGCGCGAGGGCACTGCGCGCTCGCTGGAGGAGACCGCCCAGAGCCACCCGGACCAGCTCCCCGCCGCCCTGGACGCGCTGGCCCCGAGCCTGGGCGGCATGCCCCTGCCCCCCGCGCGCAAGGACGACACCGCCGTCGAGCGCGCCAGACAGGTCGCGGTGTTCCTCGAACACGCGTGCGCCCTGGAGGCGACCCAGGACGAGGTCCCCGCCGTCGTGCTGGCCCCTGCGGAGCGGCGGCGCCTGAAGGCCATCCTCGATCGCCCCGAGTTCGCCCGGGCCCGTCAGCGGCACGGCGACCTGCTCAAGCAGTGGATGCGGCGGCTCGAGGGCTGGCTGGAGGGCTTCTTCGAGTCCCGCGAGGCCCAGGGCTTCGCGGTCGCCACCCGCGCGGTGATGCTGGGACTGGCGCTGGCCGTGGTGCTGTGGGGCCTGCTGCGCCTGAGGGAGCGGGGTCGGCGCCGTCACCACGCGGCGCCGCGCTCCGGGCGCCCCGACCTGCCCGTCGTCCTCGATGCGCCTCCCGAACACCTGAAGCGGGCCCGCGCGGCGCTGGCGGACGACGCCCGGGAGGCGATCCGCGAGGCGCTGCTCGGACTGCTGTCCTCGCTCGAGGAGCGGCGATGGGCGCGTCCCGACCGGGTGCGGACCAACCGTGAGCTGGCGGCGGAGCTGCCGTCGCGCGGCGCTCCCGCCTCCGTGGTGGGCGAGGTCGAGCGGCTCGTCGGCTGGTACGACCAGGCGTTCTACTCGCTCTCCCCGGTGGGCCAGGACGATGCCGCGCGCTTCATCGACGCGGTGGAGCGGCTCCATCGCGAGCCCGTCGCGGAGGTCGCGGCGTGA
- the exoM gene encoding spore coat polysaccharide flippase ExoM, whose amino-acid sequence MSGASTSVSSGGSFLGRAGPLVLARLFTAGLTLSIPLVLARVLRLDEYGTYYQLFLIATTLYYVLPFGVVQSLYYFLPRAAQKRPYLGQTLLFMSAAGVVGAAIVWGLLGPLAAWFSNPALLEYRAPLALYTAFLLGSFPLEVSLTAQGRTRASAVVYLVSDGLRAAVMVVPPLWGASLHGVMVAVAFFAALRYAATWLVVFRGVSGPLVDRALFRGQLAYAAPFGAAMFLAIPQQNAHLYVVAGAVAPALYALYRVGCFQLPVVDLLYTPTSEVLMVRLGELEREGRLEEGVEAFREAAGRLAYVFLPFAAFLFAAAPEFIGALFGEKFLPAVPVFRVSVLGVVLSILPMDGTLRARGLTRAIFVSYAVKAAVTVPLVLLGVHFIGLMGGIGSWAVAELVGKVLLLRRVPEALSTPRLALGIRDVIPWKALGRASLAAGAAALGVFALRAGARGAWGQLPEGFFWRVLPLLVAGLLYVTGYLVALRFAGVRPFAVLAGLRARRAV is encoded by the coding sequence GTGAGCGGTGCCTCCACGTCGGTCTCGTCCGGGGGCTCGTTCCTCGGGCGGGCCGGCCCGCTGGTGTTGGCCCGGCTGTTCACCGCCGGGCTGACGCTGTCCATCCCGCTCGTGCTCGCCCGGGTGCTGCGCCTGGACGAGTACGGCACGTACTACCAGCTGTTCCTCATCGCCACGACGCTCTACTACGTGCTGCCGTTCGGCGTGGTGCAGAGCCTCTACTACTTCCTGCCGCGCGCGGCCCAGAAGCGGCCATACCTGGGGCAGACGCTGCTGTTCATGTCCGCGGCGGGCGTGGTGGGCGCGGCCATCGTCTGGGGGTTGCTCGGCCCGCTGGCGGCGTGGTTCTCCAACCCCGCGCTGCTGGAGTACCGCGCGCCGCTGGCCCTCTACACCGCCTTCCTGCTCGGCAGCTTCCCGCTGGAGGTGTCGCTCACCGCGCAGGGGCGCACGCGCGCCTCGGCGGTGGTGTACCTGGTGTCGGACGGCCTGCGCGCGGCGGTCATGGTGGTACCGCCGCTGTGGGGCGCGTCGCTGCACGGGGTGATGGTGGCGGTGGCGTTCTTCGCGGCGCTCCGGTACGCGGCGACGTGGCTGGTCGTGTTCCGCGGCGTCAGCGGGCCGCTGGTGGACCGGGCGCTGTTCCGGGGACAGCTGGCGTACGCGGCGCCCTTCGGCGCGGCCATGTTCCTGGCGATCCCCCAGCAGAACGCGCACCTGTACGTGGTGGCGGGCGCGGTGGCGCCGGCGCTGTACGCGCTGTACCGCGTGGGGTGCTTCCAGCTCCCCGTGGTCGACCTGCTCTACACGCCGACCAGCGAGGTGCTGATGGTGCGCCTGGGCGAGCTGGAGCGGGAGGGGCGCCTGGAGGAGGGGGTCGAGGCTTTCCGCGAGGCCGCCGGGCGGCTGGCGTACGTCTTCCTGCCGTTCGCGGCGTTCCTGTTCGCGGCGGCGCCGGAGTTCATCGGCGCGTTGTTCGGGGAGAAGTTCCTGCCCGCGGTGCCCGTCTTCCGAGTCAGCGTTCTGGGGGTGGTGCTCTCCATCCTGCCCATGGACGGGACGCTGCGGGCCCGGGGCCTGACACGCGCCATCTTCGTGTCCTACGCGGTGAAGGCGGCGGTGACGGTGCCGCTCGTGTTGCTGGGGGTCCACTTCATCGGGCTGATGGGGGGCATCGGCTCGTGGGCGGTGGCGGAGCTGGTGGGCAAGGTGCTGCTGTTGCGCCGGGTGCCGGAGGCGCTGTCCACGCCGCGGCTCGCGCTGGGCATCCGGGATGTCATCCCGTGGAAGGCGCTGGGGCGGGCCTCGCTCGCGGCGGGGGCGGCGGCCCTGGGCGTGTTCGCCCTCCGCGCGGGGGCGCGTGGGGCGTGGGGGCAGCTGCCGGAGGGCTTCTTCTGGCGCGTGCTGCCGCTTTTGGTCGCGGGGCTGCTCTATGTGACGGGCTACCTGGTGGCGCTGCGCTTCGCGGGGGTTCGTCCGTTCGCGGTGCTCGCGGGGTTGCGGGCGCGGCGCGCGGTGTGA
- a CDS encoding dipeptidase, which yields MGDVNELHQRWCIADGHADSLMWNRDLGVRSDEGHVDFPRLREAGVKLQCFTIVTRGFPFIGGFPVFAAWRGWPREARASEWTRALWQLERMDAFCRASGDSVRVATTGSSLEDNLARGRLSAVLGIEGGHAIEGRVERLAELHRRGVRFMGLTHLSNNDLGGSSFPMMGNRGLTGLGRDVMEEMARLGMSVDVAHASERTLADLFAHPTVRFFCSHTGVRAAGGGWRNLSDESLRFIADRGGVVGIIFAPVYLGGDTVDDVVRHIEHAVDVMGEEGVGLGSDYDGMVPLPKGMKDVTDLHLLTTALLRRHPESWVERVMGGNFRRFFQATLGG from the coding sequence ATGGGCGACGTGAACGAGCTCCACCAGCGCTGGTGCATCGCGGACGGACACGCGGACTCCCTCATGTGGAACCGGGACCTGGGAGTCCGCTCCGACGAGGGGCACGTGGACTTCCCGCGCCTGCGCGAGGCGGGGGTGAAGCTCCAGTGCTTCACCATCGTCACCCGGGGCTTTCCCTTCATCGGCGGCTTCCCGGTGTTCGCCGCGTGGCGGGGGTGGCCGCGCGAGGCCCGGGCCAGCGAGTGGACGCGGGCGCTGTGGCAGCTCGAGCGCATGGACGCGTTCTGTCGGGCCTCGGGGGATTCGGTGCGGGTGGCCACGACGGGGTCGTCGCTGGAGGACAACCTCGCCCGGGGGCGGCTGTCCGCGGTGCTGGGCATCGAGGGCGGGCATGCCATCGAGGGCCGGGTCGAGCGGCTGGCGGAGCTGCACCGGCGGGGCGTGCGCTTCATGGGGCTGACGCACCTGTCGAACAACGACCTGGGGGGCTCGTCGTTTCCCATGATGGGAAACCGGGGCCTCACCGGGTTGGGGCGGGACGTCATGGAGGAGATGGCGCGGCTGGGGATGAGCGTGGACGTGGCCCACGCCTCCGAGCGGACGCTGGCGGACCTCTTCGCCCACCCGACGGTGCGCTTCTTCTGCTCCCACACGGGGGTGCGCGCCGCGGGGGGCGGGTGGCGCAACCTGAGCGACGAATCCCTGCGCTTCATCGCGGACCGGGGCGGGGTGGTGGGCATCATCTTCGCCCCGGTGTATCTGGGAGGGGACACCGTGGACGACGTGGTTCGCCACATCGAGCACGCGGTGGACGTCATGGGCGAGGAGGGGGTGGGCCTGGGCTCGGACTACGACGGCATGGTGCCGCTGCCCAAGGGGATGAAGGACGTCACCGACCTGCACCTGCTCACCACGGCACTGCTGCGGCGCCACCCGGAGTCATGGGTGGAACGAGTCATGGGTGGAAACTTCCGGCGTTTCTTCCAGGCGACACTGGGTGGTTGA
- a CDS encoding serine/threonine-protein kinase, whose protein sequence is MGTRHPESPSSRPFILFSTGATSYELIRYLGGRGPGELLVARRHYADSPGDLVLVKRLRDSGDALGRARLREEVKLLMRLSHPAIAQVFLVRVHDGAPHLVMEYVEGRSLETLVSLAALRRRPLSEAFALYVGAHVADALHHAHTLEDDTGRPLGIVHRDVSPRTLRVDTWGNVKLADFALAWAKLPGRADTEGHVVRGDLAYASPEALLRRPLDGRADLFSLGVVLLELLTGMHLLDLEEVERAALATAPPPECEHLQAESPSWLSAPLMAARMACLSPEHVAHATRALSAPLRTILGRLLRREPAERFQSAEELRDALRAVLGGLGYAYGPPEAEREVAQVRRDARARRRGADVLGPDEEPLQETPGPQARLAGP, encoded by the coding sequence ATGGGTACCCGTCACCCCGAATCCCCTTCGTCCAGACCGTTCATCCTCTTCTCCACCGGAGCGACCTCCTACGAGCTGATCCGCTACCTGGGAGGCCGTGGCCCGGGAGAGCTGCTCGTCGCGCGCCGGCACTACGCGGACTCGCCCGGGGACCTGGTGCTCGTCAAGCGCCTGCGGGACTCCGGGGACGCGCTCGGGCGGGCGCGCCTGCGGGAGGAGGTGAAGCTGCTGATGCGCCTGTCCCATCCGGCCATCGCCCAGGTGTTCCTGGTGCGCGTGCATGACGGCGCGCCCCACCTCGTCATGGAGTACGTGGAGGGGCGCAGCCTGGAGACGCTCGTCAGCCTCGCGGCACTGCGGCGCAGGCCGCTGTCGGAGGCCTTCGCGCTGTACGTGGGCGCGCACGTCGCGGACGCGCTGCACCACGCCCACACGCTGGAGGACGACACCGGCCGGCCGCTGGGCATCGTCCACCGGGACGTGAGCCCGCGCACGCTGCGCGTGGACACCTGGGGGAACGTGAAGCTGGCGGACTTCGCCCTGGCGTGGGCGAAGCTGCCCGGGCGCGCGGACACGGAGGGCCACGTCGTGCGGGGCGACCTGGCCTATGCCTCGCCGGAGGCGCTGCTGCGGCGCCCGCTGGATGGGCGCGCGGACCTGTTCTCCCTGGGCGTGGTGCTCCTGGAGCTGCTCACCGGGATGCACCTGCTGGACCTGGAGGAGGTGGAGCGCGCGGCGCTCGCCACGGCGCCTCCGCCGGAGTGCGAACACCTCCAGGCGGAGTCACCCAGCTGGCTGAGCGCGCCCCTGATGGCCGCGCGCATGGCGTGCCTGTCCCCCGAACACGTCGCCCACGCCACGCGGGCGCTCTCCGCGCCGCTGCGGACCATCCTGGGGCGGTTGCTGCGCCGTGAACCCGCGGAGCGCTTCCAGAGCGCGGAGGAACTCCGGGACGCACTGCGGGCGGTGCTCGGGGGACTGGGCTACGCCTATGGTCCGCCGGAGGCGGAGCGGGAGGTGGCCCAGGTGCGTCGCGACGCGCGCGCCCGCCGCCGGGGCGCGGACGTGCTCGGGCCGGACGAGGAGCCCCTCCAGGAGACGCCCGGGCCCCAGGCGCGGCTGGCCGGTCCGTGA
- a CDS encoding thiamine phosphate synthase: MTPVPRLVVVTDWRLPPDVLLRALDRALEAGPDVAVQHRHPDAPTRQFLDEARQLASLCQARGNPLFVNGRLDVALRVGAHLHLPASGPLPRDVRPHLPPGRLVSMAVHDAREARDATGADLALVSPVFPPGSKPGDTRETLGPEGFLAVARQLACPALALGGITPERARGLQGAAGFAVISAVLEAESPTRVARSLLMAAPPSAMLRAL; this comes from the coding sequence GTGACGCCCGTCCCCCGGCTCGTCGTCGTCACCGACTGGCGCCTGCCCCCGGACGTCCTCCTGCGCGCGCTCGACCGCGCGCTGGAGGCCGGCCCCGACGTCGCCGTCCAGCACCGCCACCCCGACGCCCCCACGCGCCAGTTCCTCGACGAGGCCCGCCAGCTCGCCTCGCTGTGCCAGGCCCGGGGCAACCCGCTGTTCGTCAACGGCCGGCTCGACGTGGCGCTGCGCGTGGGCGCCCACCTGCACCTGCCGGCCTCCGGCCCCCTCCCCCGGGACGTCCGCCCCCACCTCCCCCCGGGACGGCTCGTGAGCATGGCGGTCCACGACGCGCGGGAGGCGCGGGACGCGACGGGCGCGGACCTCGCGCTGGTGAGCCCCGTCTTCCCGCCCGGCTCCAAGCCCGGGGATACCCGCGAGACGCTCGGGCCCGAGGGCTTCCTCGCCGTGGCCCGTCAGCTCGCCTGCCCCGCCCTCGCCCTGGGCGGAATCACCCCCGAGCGGGCGCGGGGACTCCAGGGAGCGGCGGGCTTCGCCGTCATCTCCGCCGTGCTGGAGGCGGAGTCTCCCACGCGGGTGGCCCGGTCCCTCCTCATGGCCGCTCCGCCTTCCGCTATGCTGCGCGCCCTGTGA
- the thiS gene encoding sulfur carrier protein ThiS, whose protein sequence is MQVWVNGETREVPEATSLAALLESLRIGGPGVAVEVNAEVVRRARHPEHLLQPGDRVEIVTFVGGG, encoded by the coding sequence GTGCAGGTCTGGGTCAACGGAGAAACACGCGAGGTGCCGGAGGCGACGTCGCTTGCGGCCCTGTTGGAGTCGCTGCGGATCGGCGGTCCGGGCGTGGCGGTGGAGGTGAACGCCGAGGTGGTGCGCCGCGCCCGCCACCCCGAGCACCTCCTCCAGCCAGGGGACCGTGTGGAAATCGTCACCTTCGTCGGCGGCGGGTAG
- a CDS encoding thiazole synthase, giving the protein MSIQDKPFTIAGVTFSSRLILGTGKYPSHEVMKRCHEASGTEMITVAVRRLDLKATGEASLMNWVDRQKLRLLPNTALCYTADDAVRTCRLAEELGMSKWVKLEVLGDEKTLYPDVEETVKAARVLVKEGFTVLPYTSDDPITARKLEDAGCAAVMPLAAPIGSGLGIRNPHNIRLILETVKVPVIVDAGVGTASDAAIAMELGVDGVLMNTAIAGAKDPVRMAIAMKKAVEAGRDAYLAGRIPRKAYGSASSPIDGLVE; this is encoded by the coding sequence ATGAGCATCCAGGACAAGCCCTTCACCATCGCGGGAGTGACGTTCTCCTCCCGCCTCATCCTCGGCACGGGCAAGTACCCCAGCCACGAGGTCATGAAGCGCTGCCACGAGGCCTCCGGCACGGAGATGATCACCGTCGCCGTGCGCCGGCTGGACCTGAAGGCCACCGGCGAGGCGTCGCTGATGAACTGGGTCGACCGGCAGAAGCTGCGCCTGCTGCCCAACACCGCCCTCTGCTACACGGCGGACGACGCGGTGCGCACCTGCCGGCTCGCCGAGGAGCTGGGCATGAGCAAGTGGGTCAAGCTCGAGGTGCTCGGCGACGAGAAGACGCTCTACCCGGACGTGGAGGAGACGGTGAAGGCCGCCCGCGTCCTGGTCAAGGAGGGCTTCACCGTCCTGCCGTACACCAGCGACGACCCCATCACCGCGCGCAAGCTGGAGGACGCCGGCTGCGCCGCGGTCATGCCCCTGGCGGCCCCCATCGGCAGCGGCCTGGGCATCCGCAACCCGCACAACATCCGCCTCATCCTGGAGACGGTGAAGGTGCCCGTCATCGTCGACGCGGGCGTGGGCACCGCCTCCGACGCGGCCATCGCCATGGAGCTGGGCGTGGACGGCGTCCTCATGAACACCGCCATCGCCGGCGCGAAGGACCCGGTGCGCATGGCCATCGCCATGAAGAAGGCGGTGGAGGCCGGGCGCGACGCGTACCTCGCCGGCCGCATCCCCCGGAAGGCCTACGGCTCCGCCTCCAGCCCCATCGACGGCCTCGTCGAATAG